TGACGCCGGTGACCGTGACCTGTTTTTCCTGCATCGCTTCGAGTAACGCGGCCTGTGTTTTGGGAGGCGTGCGGTTGATTTCATCGGCCAGCAGAATATTTGTGAATACAGGGCCTTTAACAAACTTCATGCCCCGTGCATCCTGGGAGTCGCCTGCCAGAATTTCGGTTCCGGTGATGTCAGCGGGCATCAGGTCGGGGGTGAATTGAATTCGCTGTGATTTCAGCTTGAAAACCTGCGCCAGTGAATTGACCAGGAGCGTTTTCGCCAGACCCGGGGCACCGGTGATCAGGCAGTGTCCGCCGGCGAAGAGTGCGATCAGGAGCTGGTCGACGATTTCTTTTTGACCGATGACAGCTTTGGAAATTTCGACATCGATTTGCTGGCGGCTGTTTTGCAGCAGTTCAAAGGTGCGTTCGTCATCGCTGCGACCATCGGGGGAGACAATTTTAAGGTTCACGTTTCGGCTCCTGAAAAAATTCTATTAAGTCACCTGCGCTGGACTCAGTGGGTCATGGCATAAAACACAATATTGATGCCGAGGGGGTAGGCTTTCTTTTCGGAGAACTCCTGGAAATACCATTTGTCCTCCCCTTCCCGTTCCCAGCCATCACCTAAGTCGGTGTTGTGACAGACAACTGTCATCAATCGCCCTTTGTCATCGAAGAGGCCTCGGTAATGAACTTGTTTGGCATCTTCCCGTTCCCAGGTAATGCCTTCCGAACGGCCCCACTGGGCGACACCAATGCTGGGGACCTGGGGCTTTTCTTTTAGATCATAGACACAATGAAAAATCGGATGTTCCAGAGGAATGTCGACGAGCTCGCGTTCGGGAAAGACGCGTTTCATTTCCAATGCGAAATTATCCCATTCGGCTTCGCCCCAGAAATCGTCAACCATCATGAAACCGCCATTGGAGAGATAGCGTCTGAGTGCGACGACTTCTTCTTCCGTGAATTCCAGCGAGCCGGGCTCAATCAGATAGATAAAGGGATAATCGAAGAGTTCTTCGTCGGTCAGTTCCAGAATCCGGCCTTCGGGGTCAACTTTCATGGAAGTCAGTTGCTGGAGTCGATAGGAAAAATTCAAGTCGCTGTCGGGATAGTCGGTGGCCCAGCGCCGCCAGCCCTGGTGTGAGTTGTATCGAATGCGTACGAAGGTGAAGACATCGTGCTTGAATTCCGCATCGTTTTTCCAGTCGGGAACACCGCCGCGATCAGCGGGGATGGAGGGCCGATACTGCCCAATGCAGATCGTAACGACGATCAGTAATCCGCAGACCACAGTCAGTGAAATCAAACTATTCTTCATGGCAGGCTCCTCCGTGAGCCTTAGTGGTTCATGTCAAAACTCGTGCGAGGCATTATGGTGTGTTTGCCGTCAATTCAAGTAACAATTGATGAGCGGCCCGAAAGCGGGGCGCCTCTTCGAGCGCGATGAGTGTGTGTCGTTTGGCTAGTTGTAAATTATCCGATTGAAGTAACCGGGCGAGCTGGTAGTGGGCGGCAGCTTTGTTGTGTGGCTTCAATGCCAGGATGGCACGCCAGGCGTTGATGGCTTCCTGACGTCGTTGCAAATGAACACAGGCTTCAGCAAGTATCTGCTGGGTATCCCGATTGAGCGGATTAATGGCATTCGCACTTTGTGCGGCTGAGTAAACATCGTCCCAGTTTTGTTTCTTTTGATAGACTTCCGCTAAGCGTTGAAATACCGCGAGCGCATTGGGATTATACCGGGCATGCAGTTTCAGGTATTTCTGTTCCTCATCGAAGCGTTTTTGTTTCTGGTAGAGATTTGCCAGTCGCAAGCAGGCATTATCGGCGCCCGTGTACTGGGGATAGATCTTGGTCAGTTTCTTGAGCGTGGCTTCCAGTTCTTCGGTCCGGTTTTCTTCTTCCAGAATCTGGGAGTAAGCCATCAGGCCTTCAAAATGATTGGGATGTTTTTTGATCCAGTCATCAAATCGCTTGGTGTCGTCGCTGATTAGCGGCCGCAGATCCTGTTCTGACCAGTCAACTTTTGGGGTAAAGTCTTCCGCCTGATTTTGGAGGAAGGCGGCAAACTCCTGTTCCAGCTCACCTAATGTTTTTGTACGGCGTTCGATGGCGACATTGATGGGGATTCCCACGCGTAAATCATTCAAGATGAGTCGCAGGGCTTCGAAGCCGAACTGGTTGATGAGGTATTCTACGACCATCGATGACTGATAATATGCGAATTGCACGTGCAGGCTGCTTTTGGGATTGAGAAACGCACTGCTTAATTCGCCAATCGGAGTGGCTTCTCCGCTCAGAATCAATTCCCGGTACTGTGGAATCATTGTTTCCCCCCAACGGGGATTTTTCTGGCGTTCTTCGTAGACCGAGATACCTTCACTGATCCAGCGGGGCATTTTGTTTTTCGTCAACTCAAGTGTGACCACGTGACAGAACTCGTGCCAGAGAACTGACTCCCAGTTGGTGGGGTGATCGGCTTGAGAGGCGGGGCTGTTGGCAGTGATGACTTTTCCGAAGCAGACTCCCAGGTAACCGGAGACCGCAGGCATGCCGAAAGTGCGGACGGCAAAGTCGTCCGGATTAGGGAAGATCTCGACGGTGATTTTGGATTTCAGGTCGAGTCCATATTTTTGACAGAGCGTCTTGCGGGCGTCGTGCAGAAGTTGGACGACCTGCTGGCCGTAGACGTCTGCTTCGCTCGAATCCATGCGAATGATGAATTGTTCATCTTGCAGTGTTTTGAATTCGGCAAGTTGATCTTTCAGCTCAAGCAGATTGAATGTGGTGGTATCGTAGCCATCTTGTTGATGGGCCTGAAGTGCATGTTCCCAGCCACTGATTTCCTGCCCCAGCCGTAATTCGTCCTGAGCCAGTTGAATGCGGGCAGGCAGGTATTGAAGATCTTTTTCCAGAGCCTGGCGTTGATAGGCGGCGCCTTCCGCGAAGCGATAATGTTCGGAAAGGGCTTTGCCGATCAGATAGTCAACCTGGGGGTTCTGATCATGATGACTGAGTGCCTGCCAGTAGAAAGCGGTTTCATCGTGAGGTCGGTTTTCGAAATGGGCAATCACGGCCAGAGTGGCCCAGGCTTCTGTCAGGTGCGGATTGATAGCGAGAACCTGCTCCAGTCGCGCTTTGGCATTCGAAA
This genomic interval from Gimesia alba contains the following:
- a CDS encoding DUF4159 domain-containing protein; the protein is MKNSLISLTVVCGLLIVVTICIGQYRPSIPADRGGVPDWKNDAEFKHDVFTFVRIRYNSHQGWRRWATDYPDSDLNFSYRLQQLTSMKVDPEGRILELTDEELFDYPFIYLIEPGSLEFTEEEVVALRRYLSNGGFMMVDDFWGEAEWDNFALEMKRVFPERELVDIPLEHPIFHCVYDLKEKPQVPSIGVAQWGRSEGITWEREDAKQVHYRGLFDDKGRLMTVVCHNTDLGDGWEREGEDKWYFQEFSEKKAYPLGINIVFYAMTH
- a CDS encoding peptidase MA family metallohydrolase, with the protein product MQRVQRFRIRQDLKVPIRHPLSFHSLCPRAQTLQALSFLLFITVFPVYSYSSEIENCEQLLHTGQYQKCIDVAEAAINKKAYGSEWPLLKAQAELAVGQYVEAKQTIDAGLKRYSWSLPLRLIAVEIYQLNNEHEAASSFLTSIHDLASRSAWRYTDASSLVALGRASLMRNADPGEVLESFYDRAIKEYPDHKDAYLASGNLALSKNDYALAQETFQAALKQIPNDADLLFGLARSLQRSNPERYETLMAQVLSTNPNHIPAHMEQIALLIHSEQFSNAKARLEQVLAINPHLTEAWATLAVIAHFENRPHDETAFYWQALSHHDQNPQVDYLIGKALSEHYRFAEGAAYQRQALEKDLQYLPARIQLAQDELRLGQEISGWEHALQAHQQDGYDTTTFNLLELKDQLAEFKTLQDEQFIIRMDSSEADVYGQQVVQLLHDARKTLCQKYGLDLKSKITVEIFPNPDDFAVRTFGMPAVSGYLGVCFGKVITANSPASQADHPTNWESVLWHEFCHVVTLELTKNKMPRWISEGISVYEERQKNPRWGETMIPQYRELILSGEATPIGELSSAFLNPKSSLHVQFAYYQSSMVVEYLINQFGFEALRLILNDLRVGIPINVAIERRTKTLGELEQEFAAFLQNQAEDFTPKVDWSEQDLRPLISDDTKRFDDWIKKHPNHFEGLMAYSQILEEENRTEELEATLKKLTKIYPQYTGADNACLRLANLYQKQKRFDEEQKYLKLHARYNPNALAVFQRLAEVYQKKQNWDDVYSAAQSANAINPLNRDTQQILAEACVHLQRRQEAINAWRAILALKPHNKAAAHYQLARLLQSDNLQLAKRHTLIALEEAPRFRAAHQLLLELTANTP